Proteins encoded within one genomic window of Synechococcus sp. PCC 7335:
- a CDS encoding chloride channel protein → MTTQTDLASSDTQTTPDQNSLDPRLLTYPQLVLCAVTIGVVGGLVATCYYFVLETMMHGVWHTLPDWIEPHFPTWLPTSNYVWIATTIGGFCVGLVLYFMGLPGEMAQVVDNVHNPGRIDIHKTPAMVIASLVAITAGGSAGPEAPLVQVNGSFGSWLGDRLRLEKNNVRVLTFCGMSAALGAFFGAPIGAALFALEIPHRRGLEYYEAVAPAVISAILSFAVFRISTGITIGGFYHFESVPELTPMNLLEGLVLGAVGAGVAVMFIYVFRLIGQLLEPLEHNLIALATLGGLCIGLIAFFVPQTLFFSEEQIHTVIETGSTLGVTMLLIIAVAKMFAISFTLHSGFLGGFIFPLFFIGANVGLAIALAVPQVHPTVGMVCLMAAVNVAVTKTPISTSIILSVLSGTAMLPVIVISSFTSFVLTGKVAMIGTQRSRQLDEKRPQLWAKSDLLPTPQ, encoded by the coding sequence GTGACTACTCAAACTGATCTAGCCTCGTCAGATACGCAGACAACACCTGATCAAAACTCATTAGACCCCCGTCTACTCACCTATCCACAGCTAGTGTTGTGTGCTGTAACTATTGGGGTTGTAGGAGGTTTAGTTGCGACCTGCTACTACTTTGTTTTAGAAACCATGATGCACGGCGTCTGGCATACGTTACCAGACTGGATAGAACCCCACTTCCCAACTTGGCTACCTACTAGCAACTACGTTTGGATAGCAACAACGATTGGTGGCTTTTGTGTGGGGCTAGTGCTCTATTTCATGGGATTACCGGGTGAAATGGCTCAGGTGGTTGACAACGTTCATAATCCTGGTCGGATCGATATTCATAAAACGCCTGCAATGGTTATTGCCTCGCTAGTAGCGATCACAGCTGGCGGTAGCGCCGGCCCAGAAGCACCACTTGTTCAGGTAAATGGCAGCTTCGGGAGCTGGCTAGGCGATCGCCTTAGGCTAGAGAAAAACAATGTCCGCGTGCTGACGTTCTGTGGAATGAGCGCAGCTTTAGGCGCATTCTTTGGTGCACCCATTGGCGCAGCACTTTTTGCGCTAGAAATCCCCCATCGTCGCGGATTGGAATATTATGAAGCCGTCGCGCCAGCGGTAATTTCGGCGATCCTCTCTTTTGCTGTTTTTAGGATCAGTACTGGAATCACCATCGGCGGCTTCTACCATTTTGAGTCTGTGCCGGAGTTAACTCCAATGAACTTACTCGAAGGGCTTGTCTTAGGTGCAGTTGGCGCAGGTGTTGCCGTAATGTTCATCTATGTTTTTCGGCTAATTGGACAGCTTTTAGAACCGTTAGAGCATAACCTAATAGCCTTAGCGACATTAGGTGGACTATGCATCGGTTTAATTGCTTTCTTTGTGCCGCAAACACTATTTTTCAGTGAAGAACAAATCCATACCGTAATTGAGACTGGATCAACGCTAGGCGTCACTATGCTGTTGATTATTGCAGTTGCTAAGATGTTTGCAATTAGCTTTACGCTGCACTCAGGCTTTTTGGGCGGATTCATCTTTCCACTGTTTTTCATCGGCGCCAATGTAGGTTTAGCGATCGCCCTTGCAGTGCCCCAAGTTCATCCCACCGTCGGCATGGTCTGTCTGATGGCAGCGGTCAATGTAGCGGTTACCAAAACGCCGATTAGTACTAGCATCATTCTTAGCGTACTGTCGGGGACAGCAATGCTACCAGTCATTGTCATTTCTAGCTTCACCAGCTTTGTCTTGACGGGTAAGGTGGCTATGATTGGGACTCAGCGGTCACGGCAGTTAGATGAAAAGCGTCCTCAGCTTTGGGCGAAAAGCGATCTTCTACCAACTCCACAATAG
- a CDS encoding alkaline phosphatase family protein — protein MQKTVVLNVVGLTKDLIGQYTPYLSHWLTKGKQVAIEPVLPAVTCTVQSTYLTGKYPDEHGIVANGWYFRDDCEVKFWRQSNKLVQAPKIWDIAREIDPTFTCANMFWWYNMYSTADYEVTPRPMYPADGRKLPDINTKPASLRPQLQETLGQFPLFKFWGPVTSIESSQWIAASAKWVDAQHNPTLTLVYLPHLDYCCQKVGSRPEHIETDLQEIDQVCGDLIDYYEARGAQVIVLSEYGIQPVSKPVHLNRILREKGFIAVREELGKELLDAGASKAFAVADHQIAHIYVDNPSEVSQVQALLETVDGVSQVLDEEGKQNYHLDHPRSGELIALAEPNAWFTYYYWLDDSRAPDFARTVDIHRKPGYDPAEMFIDPTITLAKPKIAGTLLKKKLGFRTLMEFTPLDASLVKGSHGALNTNLAEGPLLISQQTQYIASDRIEAVDVCDIILDHLLVRDR, from the coding sequence ATGCAAAAAACTGTTGTTCTTAATGTTGTTGGCCTGACTAAAGATCTGATTGGTCAGTACACCCCGTATTTATCTCACTGGCTGACTAAAGGCAAGCAGGTTGCGATTGAGCCAGTGCTTCCCGCAGTAACCTGTACGGTTCAATCTACTTATCTGACCGGAAAATATCCTGATGAACATGGCATTGTTGCTAATGGTTGGTACTTTCGCGATGACTGTGAGGTAAAGTTTTGGCGGCAGTCGAATAAGCTTGTCCAAGCACCTAAAATTTGGGATATAGCCAGAGAGATTGATCCTACTTTCACCTGTGCCAATATGTTCTGGTGGTACAACATGTACTCGACGGCTGACTATGAGGTAACGCCGCGTCCAATGTACCCAGCAGATGGCCGAAAACTTCCTGATATCAACACCAAACCAGCTAGCCTTCGCCCCCAGTTACAAGAAACGCTTGGACAGTTTCCGCTTTTCAAGTTTTGGGGCCCGGTCACCTCAATCGAATCTAGCCAATGGATTGCAGCGTCTGCTAAATGGGTAGACGCCCAACACAATCCGACGTTGACTTTGGTTTATCTTCCCCATCTAGATTACTGCTGTCAGAAAGTAGGTAGCAGGCCCGAGCATATCGAAACTGACCTACAAGAGATTGACCAGGTTTGCGGTGATCTCATTGACTACTACGAAGCGCGAGGAGCGCAGGTGATCGTGCTTTCAGAGTATGGTATTCAACCGGTTTCAAAACCAGTTCATCTCAATCGCATTCTGCGAGAAAAAGGATTCATTGCTGTTCGAGAAGAACTAGGTAAAGAGCTATTAGATGCTGGAGCGAGTAAAGCGTTTGCAGTAGCTGACCATCAGATTGCTCATATCTACGTTGATAACCCGTCAGAGGTTTCTCAGGTCCAAGCACTTTTAGAAACTGTTGATGGTGTTTCCCAGGTACTAGATGAAGAAGGTAAACAAAACTATCACCTCGATCATCCTCGCTCAGGTGAACTCATTGCGCTTGCTGAGCCTAACGCCTGGTTTACCTATTACTACTGGTTAGATGATAGCCGTGCGCCTGATTTTGCTCGCACCGTCGATATTCATCGTAAACCAGGCTATGATCCAGCCGAAATGTTCATTGATCCGACAATTACACTGGCCAAACCCAAGATTGCAGGGACACTACTTAAGAAAAAACTAGGCTTTCGCACACTTATGGAGTTCACGCCGCTAGATGCCAGCTTAGTTAAAGGCTCACACGGCGCACTTAATACAAACTTAGCTGAGGGACCACTGCTTATCTCTCAACAAACCCAATATATAGCTTCGGATAGAATTGAAGCAGTAGATGTTTGCGACATCATATTGGACCATTTGCTTGTACGCGATCGCTAA
- the eboE gene encoding metabolite traffic protein EboE, with protein MKVNYSTEDDQALHLTYCSNIHPGETWAEVRQNLETYLPPLKQRLCAQSSFGIGLRLSDLASREILAGDQLDTFKAWLESENLYVFTINGFPYGGFHHQVVKDNVYAPDWSKPERLDYTLRLIDILSTLLPSGMDGGISTVPLSYKPWWVDDQEAREIVFAVSTQQLAQVTAKLVAIEQCKNQRLHIDLEPEPDGLLENATEVIAYFNDWLLPIGGAWLREELGISQTQAEQHLLNHIQICYDTCHFAVEYEQPQQVFEQFQAAGIKIGKGQLSAALRIELPSDVEKRQWMAAQLETFAESTYLHQVIERSSSGDLKQHADLQQALPHFISSDAQEWRTHFHVPIFVDRYQAFQSTQADISTFLLALKSHAGCSHLEIETYTWDVLPPDMKLDMLTSIQREYEWVLKALAT; from the coding sequence ATGAAAGTTAATTACTCTACAGAAGACGACCAGGCCTTGCACCTCACCTACTGCTCTAATATTCATCCGGGTGAAACTTGGGCAGAAGTCAGGCAAAATCTTGAAACCTATTTACCCCCACTAAAACAGAGGCTCTGTGCACAATCATCCTTTGGCATTGGCCTTAGGCTATCAGATCTAGCTTCCCGAGAAATCCTAGCAGGAGATCAACTAGATACATTCAAAGCTTGGCTAGAGTCAGAAAACCTATACGTTTTTACTATCAATGGCTTTCCCTATGGGGGATTTCATCATCAGGTAGTAAAAGACAATGTCTATGCACCTGACTGGTCAAAACCCGAACGGCTAGACTATACATTACGCTTGATAGACATTCTTTCTACTCTTTTACCTAGTGGCATGGACGGCGGCATCTCTACCGTTCCACTCTCTTACAAGCCATGGTGGGTAGATGACCAAGAAGCGCGTGAAATCGTATTTGCTGTTAGCACGCAGCAGCTAGCTCAAGTCACTGCTAAGTTGGTCGCGATAGAACAATGCAAAAATCAACGCTTACACATTGATCTTGAGCCCGAACCCGATGGGCTCTTAGAGAACGCGACTGAAGTCATTGCCTATTTCAATGATTGGCTGCTACCTATCGGCGGTGCCTGGCTAAGAGAAGAGCTAGGAATCTCCCAAACGCAGGCAGAGCAACATCTGCTAAATCATATTCAAATTTGCTATGACACCTGTCACTTTGCAGTTGAATATGAGCAACCTCAGCAGGTATTTGAACAGTTTCAGGCGGCTGGTATCAAGATTGGCAAAGGTCAGCTAAGCGCGGCCCTACGAATTGAATTACCCAGTGATGTAGAAAAACGTCAGTGGATGGCCGCTCAGCTTGAGACTTTTGCCGAATCAACTTACCTACATCAAGTAATCGAACGTAGCAGCAGTGGCGATCTAAAACAACATGCCGATCTGCAGCAGGCACTCCCTCATTTCATCAGCAGTGACGCCCAAGAATGGCGCACTCACTTTCATGTGCCTATCTTTGTCGATCGATATCAAGCCTTTCAATCTACCCAAGCTGATATCTCTACCTTCTTATTAGCTCTGAAAAGTCATGCAGGCTGCTCTCATCTTGAGATCGAGACCTACACTTGGGACGTATTGCCCCCCGATATGAAACTCGATATGCTCACTTCCATTCAGCGAGAGTATGAATGGGTGCTAAAGGCCTTGGCTACCTAG
- a CDS encoding 3-dehydroquinate synthase gives MTLTIAPTQLKPLQQDFSVRFTYDVHFTEGLFRPNNPLLADVLIQSKTSSTQIFVVVDSGVLQAYPQLIDQITAYAERYSEAITLVAEPLMVPGGEFVKQSAEWVEKIQAAVNRTAICRHSYVMAIGGGAVLDMVGYAAATAHRGVRLIRVPTTVLAQNDSGVGVKNGINAFGKKNFLGTFAPPTLVFNDFTFLEALGDRDWRSGIPEAVKVSLIKDADFFSFIETSASALDRRNMEAMKELVYRCAKHHIEHIGGYGDPFEKGSSRPLDFGHWAAHRLEHLTNYGLRHGEAVAIGIALDSTYSYLQGYLQASDWQRILNTLKRLGFTLYAPELSSYLEQPDHSDSIFRGLSEFREHLGGELTIMLLKAIGLGFEVHEVDFDVYRQAIALLQES, from the coding sequence ATGACACTCACTATCGCTCCTACGCAGCTCAAACCGCTTCAACAAGATTTCAGCGTGCGCTTCACCTACGACGTACATTTTACAGAAGGGCTATTTCGCCCTAACAATCCCCTTCTAGCAGATGTGTTGATACAGAGCAAAACGTCATCAACGCAGATCTTTGTGGTAGTGGATTCGGGGGTATTGCAAGCTTATCCTCAGCTCATCGACCAAATAACCGCCTATGCAGAGCGCTATTCAGAGGCGATCACGCTAGTGGCAGAGCCGTTGATGGTACCCGGCGGAGAGTTTGTCAAACAGAGTGCCGAGTGGGTAGAGAAGATTCAAGCGGCGGTCAATAGAACAGCGATCTGTCGACACTCTTATGTGATGGCTATCGGCGGCGGCGCTGTTTTAGATATGGTTGGCTATGCGGCAGCAACGGCCCATCGTGGGGTGCGGCTAATTCGTGTACCCACGACTGTATTGGCTCAAAATGACTCTGGTGTTGGCGTCAAAAATGGAATTAATGCCTTCGGCAAGAAGAATTTTCTAGGTACTTTTGCACCTCCGACGTTGGTGTTCAATGATTTCACTTTTCTAGAAGCTTTAGGCGATCGCGACTGGCGATCAGGCATTCCAGAAGCAGTGAAAGTTTCCTTGATCAAAGATGCAGATTTCTTCAGCTTTATTGAAACATCGGCTTCAGCACTCGATAGACGCAATATGGAAGCGATGAAAGAATTAGTCTATCGCTGCGCTAAGCACCACATAGAGCATATCGGTGGATATGGAGATCCGTTCGAGAAGGGTTCCTCACGTCCGCTTGATTTTGGGCACTGGGCAGCTCACCGTTTAGAGCACCTAACCAACTATGGACTACGTCACGGCGAAGCAGTTGCTATTGGGATTGCGTTAGATAGCACTTATTCTTACCTCCAGGGCTACCTTCAGGCCAGTGACTGGCAGCGCATACTCAACACGCTCAAACGACTAGGCTTTACACTCTATGCGCCTGAACTAAGTAGTTATCTCGAACAGCCAGATCATTCTGACTCTATCTTTCGAGGATTGAGCGAGTTTAGAGAGCATCTAGGGGGTGAGCTAACGATCATGTTGCTAAAGGCAATCGGCCTGGGCTTTGAGGTGCATGAGGTAGACTTTGATGTCTATCGCCAGGCGATCGCACTGTTGCAGGAGTCCTAG